A single Flavobacterium sp. 1 DNA region contains:
- a CDS encoding (2Fe-2S)-binding protein yields MTTLLINKKKYTIDVDPEMPLLWAIRDIIGLTGTKFGCGIGACGACKVLVDNVAVYSCLTPVEMAVGKNITTIEGTSENLQLLQKSWEKFNVPQCGYCQPGQLITATSLLNSNKNPSDTDIDDAMSGNICRCGTYQRIKSAIKHTVELKKQH; encoded by the coding sequence ATGACTACACTGCTCATAAACAAAAAGAAATATACTATTGATGTTGACCCAGAAATGCCTTTACTTTGGGCTATTAGGGATATCATTGGCCTTACTGGCACCAAATTTGGATGTGGTATAGGTGCTTGTGGTGCATGCAAAGTACTTGTAGACAATGTCGCAGTTTATTCCTGTTTGACTCCCGTCGAAATGGCTGTTGGCAAAAACATCACAACTATTGAGGGAACTTCAGAAAATTTACAATTATTGCAAAAATCTTGGGAAAAATTCAATGTGCCACAATGTGGCTATTGTCAGCCTGGGCAATTAATTACAGCGACTTCGCTACTCAATTCTAACAAAAACCCTTCTGATACTGATATTGATGATGCTATGAGTGGCAATATTTGCCGTTGTGGCACTTACCAACGCATCAAAAGTGCCATCAAACATACTGTAGAACTTAAAAAACAACACTAG
- a CDS encoding phospholipase A — translation MENHLKITIKILVVFLFISSSLQAQSSILKKRDEYQTLSQIWELDPETNRETFILTTYKPVYVLPFRFSSHRRDVPFEVPADEVPVDKPIELDNVEASIQLSLKTKIAQNIFGKGSIWVTYTQKSFWQVYNAEFSRPFRETNYEPELIFNFPVKSDFLGLKTKMLGFSINHQSNGREGKEFSRSWNRFIMYAGFEDKDWSLIFRTWVTAEINENPGIKNYMGRADAAFNYRLNKHLLTLRGQHSLRGGSNNHGSIELDWAFPIYGNLTGYGQFFHGYGDAMIDYNQIHTIAGIGMVFSGTL, via the coding sequence ATGGAAAATCATTTAAAAATAACAATAAAAATACTGGTAGTTTTTTTATTTATAAGCTCTTCTTTACAAGCGCAATCGTCTATTTTAAAAAAGCGAGACGAGTACCAGACTCTTTCACAGATTTGGGAATTAGATCCTGAGACTAATCGGGAAACCTTTATTTTGACTACCTATAAACCCGTTTATGTTTTACCATTTCGGTTTTCGAGCCATAGGCGTGATGTTCCTTTTGAAGTCCCAGCTGATGAAGTTCCCGTTGACAAACCAATCGAATTAGATAATGTTGAAGCTAGTATACAGCTTAGTTTGAAGACCAAAATAGCTCAGAATATTTTTGGCAAAGGGTCGATATGGGTAACTTACACCCAAAAATCTTTTTGGCAGGTTTATAATGCCGAATTTTCAAGACCATTCAGAGAAACCAATTATGAACCTGAACTGATCTTTAACTTTCCCGTAAAATCTGATTTTTTAGGGTTAAAAACTAAAATGCTTGGATTTTCAATAAATCATCAGTCTAATGGAAGAGAAGGGAAAGAGTTTTCCCGCAGTTGGAACCGATTTATTATGTATGCAGGCTTTGAGGACAAGGATTGGAGTTTAATTTTTAGAACGTGGGTTACCGCCGAAATTAATGAAAATCCAGGCATTAAAAACTATATGGGCAGAGCTGATGCTGCCTTTAATTATAGATTAAACAAACATTTATTGACATTACGCGGTCAGCATTCTTTAAGAGGCGGTTCTAATAATCACGGTAGTATTGAACTGGACTGGGCTTTTCCTATATACGGAAACTTAACAGGCTATGGACAGTTTTTTCACGGATACGGGGATGCGATGATTGATTATAATCAGATACATACTATTGCCGGAATTGGGATGGTGTTTTCGGGGACATTATGA
- a CDS encoding xanthine dehydrogenase family protein molybdopterin-binding subunit, translated as MSEIQNLSRRVFIRNVGLASGGLILGCNYSLFSKAIEEGNLTEFNPNLFVQLNSDGSLIIVAARSEMGNGVRTSLTSVVADEMEADWNKVVVKQAVGDAKYGDQNTDGSRSVANFYDTMRKMGAMARMMLISAAAKKWQVAENECIAQNHFIIHSSGKKVGYGELVDIVTTLPIPTNITYKNPKDFKYIGKNLKSIDVKDFANGSAVFGIDKRLPNMKVVAIVRCPVTFGTVKSFDKTAAMKIKGVEDVIEIPRIEKPFGPLGGIAVIATNTWAAFKGREALEIQWNYGKNEGYDSEKYMIELTERVHEAGKTEKEIGDVNKAFGEAAKVIESTFQLPHLAHAPMEVPNAVAWVQGDRCEVWAPTQSPQSAKEEVVAYLGTSADKVTINVTFLGGGFGRKSKPDYIVEAAMVSKAIKAPVQVVWTREDDIKHGYYHTVSAQYMKASLDAQGNVTGWLHRSAFPSIMSTFKPGTDYPAGWEASSADVPFDIKNFKIESGQAPAMVRIGWMRSVINILHGFSINVFADELAHATKQDPLEFRLKLIGSDRIEDTKNPIKYNTARLKNVLKLAAKNANWTKPLPKGHAYGLAVHYSFNSYVASVVEVSMVNDKVKVHNVYTVIDCGTAVNKNTIKAQLEGAAVFGMSIAYYGKITAKDGAIEQNSYSDYRMIRMNEAPKVHVEIVESTEKPTGVGEPGVPVIAPAIINAVFKLTGKRYYNLPLSDYDLV; from the coding sequence ATGAGTGAAATCCAAAATTTAAGTCGCAGAGTTTTTATCAGAAACGTAGGATTGGCATCAGGTGGTTTAATCTTAGGCTGTAATTACAGTTTGTTTTCTAAAGCTATTGAAGAGGGAAATCTCACTGAATTTAATCCCAACCTATTTGTACAGTTAAATTCGGATGGAAGCCTTATTATCGTTGCCGCCCGTTCCGAAATGGGTAATGGCGTAAGGACTTCTTTAACTTCTGTCGTTGCAGATGAAATGGAAGCCGATTGGAATAAAGTTGTGGTAAAACAAGCTGTTGGTGATGCAAAATATGGAGACCAAAATACAGACGGTTCCCGAAGTGTAGCCAATTTTTATGATACGATGCGAAAAATGGGCGCTATGGCTAGAATGATGCTTATATCCGCTGCCGCAAAAAAATGGCAGGTTGCAGAAAACGAATGCATTGCTCAAAACCATTTTATTATTCATTCCAGCGGCAAAAAAGTAGGTTATGGAGAATTAGTTGATATAGTAACAACATTGCCTATTCCAACAAACATCACTTATAAAAATCCAAAAGATTTTAAATACATAGGCAAAAACCTAAAAAGTATCGATGTAAAAGATTTTGCAAACGGAAGTGCTGTTTTTGGAATTGACAAACGCTTACCCAATATGAAAGTTGTTGCCATAGTCCGATGCCCAGTTACTTTTGGCACCGTTAAGTCTTTCGACAAAACCGCCGCAATGAAAATTAAAGGTGTCGAAGATGTAATTGAAATTCCAAGAATCGAAAAACCATTTGGTCCTTTGGGAGGTATTGCTGTAATTGCTACAAATACTTGGGCAGCTTTTAAAGGAAGAGAAGCATTGGAAATTCAATGGAATTATGGCAAAAATGAAGGCTATGATTCGGAAAAATACATGATCGAATTAACTGAAAGAGTTCATGAAGCTGGAAAAACTGAAAAAGAAATTGGCGATGTCAATAAAGCTTTTGGCGAAGCTGCAAAAGTGATCGAAAGCACCTTTCAATTACCCCATTTAGCACATGCTCCCATGGAAGTTCCTAATGCTGTTGCTTGGGTCCAAGGTGACCGTTGCGAAGTTTGGGCTCCAACGCAATCTCCGCAAAGTGCAAAAGAAGAAGTTGTAGCCTATCTAGGTACATCTGCAGACAAAGTAACCATAAATGTCACTTTTCTAGGAGGCGGTTTTGGCCGAAAATCAAAACCTGATTATATTGTAGAAGCTGCTATGGTTTCAAAAGCTATCAAAGCTCCTGTACAAGTAGTTTGGACACGAGAAGATGATATTAAACATGGCTATTACCATACTGTGAGTGCACAATATATGAAAGCATCTCTGGATGCACAAGGCAATGTTACGGGTTGGCTTCACCGCTCTGCTTTTCCTTCTATTATGTCAACTTTCAAACCTGGAACTGATTATCCCGCAGGATGGGAAGCCTCTAGCGCTGACGTACCTTTTGATATAAAAAATTTCAAAATCGAATCAGGACAGGCACCTGCTATGGTTCGAATAGGCTGGATGCGATCTGTTATCAATATCCTTCACGGTTTTTCTATCAATGTATTTGCTGATGAATTGGCTCATGCCACTAAACAAGACCCATTAGAATTCCGCCTAAAATTAATCGGAAGTGATCGTATAGAAGACACTAAAAATCCAATAAAGTATAACACCGCACGTTTAAAAAACGTTTTGAAATTGGCTGCAAAAAATGCAAATTGGACAAAACCATTACCTAAAGGACACGCTTACGGCTTAGCCGTCCATTATAGCTTTAATTCCTACGTAGCTTCGGTAGTTGAAGTATCGATGGTGAATGACAAAGTAAAAGTTCATAATGTATATACCGTTATTGATTGCGGTACAGCTGTCAATAAAAACACGATAAAAGCCCAATTAGAAGGAGCTGCTGTCTTTGGAATGTCAATAGCCTATTATGGAAAAATAACAGCTAAGGATGGCGCCATTGAACAAAACAGTTACAGCGATTACCGAATGATCCGCATGAATGAAGCGCCAAAAGTACATGTAGAAATTGTTGAAAGTACTGAAAAACCAACAGGCGTAGGGGAACCAGGAGTTCCTGTAATCGCTCCAGCCATTATCAATGCTGTATTTAAACTGACAGGAAAACGATATTACAATTTGCCCCTCAGTGATTACGATCTTGTATAA